The Pseudophaeobacter arcticus DSM 23566 genome includes a region encoding these proteins:
- a CDS encoding NADPH:quinone reductase, whose product MKAITYRAFGAASEVLQVEDLPAPRPAAGEVLVDVVFTGVNPSDVKTRTRGQPGLQGFPWDYIIPHSDGSGVISAVGEGVSRSRVGERVWIWNGQFRRPCGTAAQQIALPSEQAVTLPDTVSLEVGAILGIPGLTACHAVFGQGEVADKTVLVQGGAGTVGLLAVQLAKWGGARVIATCGATGRDRALAAGADVVLDYRAKDLAAQILQANSAMPVDLIVEVEFGLNIETDAQVIAENGCIAAYGSAQEMSPRLPFVTLLFKAVRLEIILVYLLTEAERAAAIFRLHAALSAGALRFDIQKVYNLSEACRAHEAVEAGARQGAVLIQMGENLSEQD is encoded by the coding sequence ATGAAAGCCATTACATACCGCGCCTTTGGCGCTGCATCTGAGGTCTTGCAGGTGGAAGACCTGCCAGCCCCCCGCCCCGCCGCAGGAGAGGTCCTGGTAGATGTCGTCTTTACCGGAGTGAACCCATCGGATGTCAAAACCCGCACCCGAGGGCAGCCGGGGCTCCAGGGCTTTCCGTGGGACTATATCATTCCCCACAGTGACGGCTCCGGTGTGATCTCAGCCGTGGGGGAGGGAGTCTCTCGCAGCCGCGTTGGAGAGCGGGTATGGATCTGGAATGGCCAGTTTCGCCGCCCCTGCGGAACTGCGGCGCAACAAATCGCGCTGCCGTCTGAGCAGGCCGTCACCCTGCCTGATACGGTGAGCCTGGAGGTGGGGGCAATCCTGGGGATTCCTGGGCTTACGGCGTGTCATGCGGTTTTTGGCCAGGGAGAGGTGGCAGACAAGACCGTTTTGGTGCAGGGCGGGGCAGGGACTGTTGGGCTTTTGGCGGTGCAACTGGCCAAATGGGGCGGTGCGCGCGTCATTGCGACCTGCGGTGCCACGGGGCGGGATCGTGCCCTTGCAGCCGGCGCCGATGTGGTGTTGGACTACCGCGCCAAAGATCTGGCCGCGCAAATTCTGCAAGCCAACAGCGCAATGCCTGTGGATCTCATTGTGGAGGTCGAGTTTGGCCTCAACATTGAAACAGATGCGCAGGTGATTGCCGAAAATGGCTGTATCGCCGCCTATGGCTCTGCCCAGGAGATGTCACCACGCCTTCCCTTTGTGACGCTTCTTTTTAAGGCTGTTCGGCTGGAAATCATTCTTGTCTATTTGCTCACCGAAGCAGAAAGAGCCGCTGCGATCTTTCGTTTGCATGCTGCTTTGAGTGCAGGGGCGCTGCGCTTTGATATTCAAAAGGTCTATAATTTATCAGAGGCTTGTCGTGCCCACGAGGCCGTAGAGGCAGGGGCGCGGCAGGGGGCAGTCCTGATCCAGATGGGAGAAAACCTGTCGGAACAAGATTAG
- a CDS encoding IS3 family transposase (programmed frameshift), translating to MGLKRTDEFRQDAVRIALTSGLTRNQVADDLGVGMSTLNKWITAYRDTGVVTKEDLGLAQENDRLRRENRILKEERENLKKGHGVLREPKAVRFRFIEEHRSAFSIGRMCGVMGVSSRGLRAFRSRPASRRQRSDLVTLAHIKEQSRLSLGSYGRPRMTEELKEIGLVIGHRRVGRLMRQNGISVIRTRKHKVTTDSNHKFNIAPNLLDRDFNADGPNQKWAAPLGTFPTEIPCRAMDISYIWTREGWLYLAVILDLHSRRVIGWAVSNRMKRDLAIRALNMAIAFRGPPKGCIHHTDRGSQYCSHDYRQILRQHGFKVSMSGKGNCYDNAAVETFFKTIKAELIWRHSWETRRQAEMAIFEYINGFYNPRRRHSALGWKSPVAFERKVA from the exons ATGGGACTGAAACGGACGGACGAATTTCGCCAGGATGCGGTGCGGATAGCACTGACCAGTGGGCTAACGCGCAATCAGGTAGCTGATGACCTAGGTGTGGGCATGTCGACGCTGAACAAATGGATCACGGCATACAGAGACACGGGTGTGGTGACGAAAGAGGATTTAGGCCTCGCCCAAGAGAATGACCGGCTTCGGCGCGAGAACCGCATTCTCAAGGAGGAGCGGGAAA ATCTTAAAAAAGGCCACGGTGTTCTTCGCGAGCCAAAAGCCGTGAGGTTTAGGTTCATTGAGGAACACCGATCTGCGTTCTCTATCGGCCGGATGTGCGGTGTCATGGGGGTCAGTTCACGTGGGTTGCGGGCATTCCGCAGTCGCCCTGCCAGCCGCAGACAACGGTCCGACCTGGTCACGCTGGCGCATATCAAAGAACAATCCCGTCTCAGCCTTGGCAGTTATGGCAGGCCGCGCATGACTGAGGAATTGAAAGAGATCGGACTGGTTATTGGTCATCGTCGCGTGGGTCGCTTGATGCGCCAGAACGGCATATCGGTCATCAGAACGCGCAAACACAAGGTGACTACAGACAGCAATCATAAGTTCAACATCGCGCCGAACCTGTTGGACCGGGACTTCAACGCTGATGGGCCAAACCAGAAGTGGGCGGCCCCTCTCGGGACATTTCCTACGGAAATACCCTGCCGGGCAATGGACATCAGCTATATCTGGACGCGTGAAGGTTGGTTGTATCTCGCTGTGATACTGGATCTGCATTCAAGGCGCGTGATCGGCTGGGCGGTGAGTAACAGGATGAAGCGGGACCTGGCGATCCGTGCGTTGAACATGGCAATAGCCTTCCGGGGGCCGCCGAAGGGCTGCATCCATCACACGGATCGCGGATCGCAATATTGTTCGCACGACTATCGACAGATCTTGCGACAGCACGGCTTCAAAGTGTCCATGAGTGGCAAAGGCAATTGCTACGATAACGCTGCAGTCGAGACGTTCTTCAAAACCATCAAGGCCGAACTGATTTGGCGGCATTCATGGGAAACACGGCGGCAGGCCGAGATGGCGATCTTCGAATACATCAACGGCTTCTACAATCCGCGCCGCCGCCATTCAGCACTGGGCTGGAAAAGCCCTGTCGCCTTCGAACGAAAGGTGGCTTAA
- a CDS encoding GNAT family N-acetyltransferase, which translates to MTSKDLGENSGTFQELKVSSRQQKRSDSHLKVDVFQAATHEISLKDLPLLQELTVGVFWPHRDRDLEMLVKLGQGYLVLDEIGRPLSSAMKFEMGPDLAMLGMMITAPRLQTLGTGRWLLQQIMQDCGSRDMRLSATRAGYRLYKNAGFEPVATIRQQQGIARQVLPPAPLPHTDVRAIDDADWVALLELDLGAYGGDRKNILQALQAKSDCVVAERAGQIVGYAMIRNFGRGQVIGPVVADSDRLAIQLIAPLIEKRSGAFLRMDTPAEEGELTDFLSEAGLGLYDTVTEMCLGKQRRATSGAVVYGLAAHSLG; encoded by the coding sequence ATGACGTCAAAAGATCTGGGTGAAAATAGTGGGACCTTTCAGGAACTTAAGGTGTCGTCGAGGCAACAGAAAAGGTCAGATTCACATCTGAAAGTTGATGTATTTCAAGCAGCGACGCATGAGATTTCTCTGAAAGATCTACCGTTGCTTCAGGAACTGACTGTCGGTGTCTTTTGGCCTCATCGCGACCGGGATCTCGAAATGCTGGTAAAGCTGGGGCAGGGATATCTTGTTTTGGACGAAATTGGACGCCCTTTGAGTTCTGCCATGAAGTTCGAGATGGGACCGGATTTGGCGATGTTGGGCATGATGATCACCGCACCGCGTTTGCAAACTCTGGGTACAGGCCGCTGGCTGTTGCAACAGATCATGCAGGACTGCGGGTCGCGTGATATGCGCCTGAGCGCTACGCGCGCGGGCTATCGTTTGTACAAAAATGCCGGCTTTGAGCCGGTGGCAACGATCCGGCAGCAACAGGGCATCGCGCGGCAGGTTTTGCCTCCGGCTCCACTGCCTCATACGGATGTGCGTGCTATTGACGATGCCGACTGGGTGGCGCTTCTGGAGCTGGACTTAGGGGCCTATGGCGGTGACCGTAAAAATATCCTTCAGGCGCTGCAGGCCAAGTCTGACTGTGTTGTCGCAGAACGCGCAGGGCAGATTGTCGGTTATGCGATGATCCGTAACTTTGGCCGCGGCCAGGTGATTGGGCCTGTGGTGGCAGACAGTGACAGGCTGGCGATACAACTGATCGCCCCGCTGATAGAAAAGCGGTCAGGGGCTTTCCTCCGCATGGATACCCCTGCGGAGGAGGGTGAATTGACTGATTTTCTATCAGAAGCTGGGCTGGGTTTGTATGATACCGTGACGGAAATGTGCTTGGGCAAACAGAGGCGCGCAACATCGGGTGCCGTAGTATATGGATTGGCCGCGCACTCCCTGGGGTAA
- a CDS encoding NAD(P)/FAD-dependent oxidoreductase, with product MQFASYWHETAAPFEANSPTPVSGHFDVAIIGAGFTGLSAAHSLAKAGLSVAILEAEHVGAGASGRNGGHLNNGLAHDFASAKAHLGATRAHALYQAYDHSINVIEDLIKAEGIECDFRRAGKLKLASKPSHVAGMKANFELLNKEVDPETRWLERSELKGEIGSDCFHGAILYEKSAMMHMGRYVSGLAQAAHRHGASIWEQAPVTARSKTAKGWQLETPRGSLTADRVIAATGAYSGQVKNAPLGYFRRRIIPVGSFIVATRPLDNAEVAGLMPGNRTCVTSLNIGNYFRMSPDNRLIFGGRARFSADTNQQSDAKSGAILRKSMTQIFPQTANIKIDYCWGGLVGMSKDRFPRAGEADGMIYGMGYSGHGAQFSTLLGQKLANKVMGVEEETPLDGLNWPTIPAHSGQPWFLPLVGLWFGLKDRLS from the coding sequence ATGCAGTTTGCCTCCTATTGGCATGAAACAGCTGCCCCGTTCGAGGCGAACAGCCCAACCCCGGTGAGTGGTCACTTTGACGTGGCCATCATCGGGGCTGGCTTTACCGGGCTGAGCGCCGCCCATAGCCTTGCCAAGGCAGGCCTGTCTGTAGCGATCCTGGAGGCAGAACATGTCGGGGCCGGAGCCTCTGGCCGAAACGGCGGGCACCTGAACAATGGCCTAGCCCATGATTTTGCCTCTGCCAAAGCCCATCTGGGCGCGACACGTGCCCATGCGCTGTATCAGGCCTACGATCACTCTATCAACGTTATCGAGGATCTGATTAAGGCTGAAGGCATTGAATGCGACTTTCGCCGCGCCGGTAAGCTGAAACTGGCGTCTAAGCCGTCTCATGTCGCTGGCATGAAAGCGAATTTTGAGCTGCTGAACAAAGAGGTCGACCCAGAGACCCGCTGGCTCGAACGTTCTGAATTGAAAGGTGAGATTGGCAGCGACTGTTTTCATGGGGCGATCCTTTATGAAAAATCTGCCATGATGCACATGGGGCGCTATGTCTCCGGCTTGGCTCAGGCGGCACATCGGCACGGGGCCTCGATTTGGGAACAGGCTCCGGTGACTGCGCGGTCCAAAACTGCAAAGGGGTGGCAGCTTGAAACACCGCGCGGCAGCCTGACCGCAGATCGCGTTATCGCCGCCACCGGGGCCTATTCCGGCCAAGTCAAAAATGCGCCCCTGGGGTACTTCCGCAGGCGCATCATCCCCGTTGGCTCCTTTATTGTCGCCACCCGTCCGCTGGACAACGCCGAAGTCGCGGGCCTGATGCCGGGCAATCGCACCTGCGTGACCTCGCTGAACATCGGGAACTACTTTCGCATGTCTCCGGATAATCGGCTTATCTTTGGCGGGCGGGCGCGGTTCTCGGCGGATACCAACCAGCAATCAGATGCAAAATCTGGGGCTATTTTGCGCAAATCTATGACCCAAATCTTCCCGCAGACTGCAAACATCAAAATAGACTATTGCTGGGGCGGTCTTGTTGGCATGTCCAAGGATCGCTTTCCCCGGGCAGGCGAAGCTGATGGCATGATTTATGGCATGGGGTATTCGGGCCATGGGGCGCAGTTTTCAACATTGCTGGGGCAAAAGCTGGCGAATAAAGTTATGGGCGTAGAGGAAGAAACACCTCTGGACGGGTTAAACTGGCCGACAATTCCCGCGCATTCAGGCCAACCCTGGTTTCTTCCCCTCGTGGGTCTGTGGTTTGGTCTCAAAGACCGTCTGTCGTAA
- a CDS encoding haloacid dehalogenase type II: MTFRPKFITFDCHGTMINFDMAGAATDHYSQILSAEALAKFITDFATYRIDEVLGAWKPYAEVVYNALERACKRNNLAFDPAIAEDIYNRVPTWGPHADVPAGLAKVAHEIPLVALTNSMNVQIPHNIEKLGAPIAHVFTAEDAQAYKPQMRAFEYMFDQLGCGPEDILHVSSSFRYDLMTAHDLGITNKVWVNRGHEPANPFYGYTEITDVSGLAKVVGL, encoded by the coding sequence ATGACATTCCGTCCAAAGTTCATCACCTTTGACTGCCACGGCACCATGATCAATTTTGACATGGCCGGTGCGGCAACAGATCACTACAGCCAAATTCTGTCCGCGGAGGCGCTGGCAAAATTCATCACGGATTTTGCAACCTATCGCATTGATGAAGTCCTGGGGGCCTGGAAGCCCTACGCCGAGGTCGTCTACAACGCGCTGGAACGTGCCTGCAAACGAAACAACCTGGCCTTTGATCCTGCAATTGCAGAAGACATTTACAACCGTGTGCCAACCTGGGGGCCGCATGCCGATGTGCCTGCCGGGCTTGCCAAAGTGGCACATGAGATACCGCTGGTGGCGCTGACCAACTCGATGAACGTGCAGATCCCGCATAACATCGAGAAACTGGGCGCTCCGATCGCGCATGTGTTCACAGCCGAAGACGCGCAGGCCTATAAACCCCAGATGCGGGCGTTTGAGTACATGTTTGATCAGCTTGGATGCGGACCAGAAGACATCCTGCATGTGTCGTCATCTTTCCGCTACGATCTGATGACGGCCCATGATCTGGGGATCACCAATAAGGTCTGGGTCAATCGCGGTCACGAGCCGGCAAACCCATTTTACGGCTACACCGAAATCACCGACGTTTCCGGTCTGGCAAAAGTGGTTGGTCTGTAA
- the argE gene encoding acetylornithine deacetylase encodes MTNLNAEELLDRLVGYPTVVGRSHLELIQFIADYLKSYGAQVHVLTGPEGDRANLFATIGDASVPGYILSGHVDVVPAGEPEWKGDPFKMRRDGDRLIGRGTCDMKGFDASVLSAVPDLAALSLAAPVHIALSYDEEAGCKGVPHMIAELPSLCATPLGCIVGEPTGLQPVLAHKGKAALRLRAKGVSGHSSRPDQGQNAIHALLPALSAAAAQAEALKTQLQDARFAPPYSTLQIGVVQGGQAVNIIPDHAEALIETRGIAGVDPQQLMEPIIECAGSSLEIDWISSYPALALSAESDLTRLTTALSGKPALGAVSFGTEAGLFQQAGIPAIICGPGDISRAHKPEEYLTRSELNATRDMICRLGHHLAN; translated from the coding sequence ATGACGAATTTAAACGCCGAAGAACTGCTAGACAGGCTGGTGGGGTATCCCACCGTCGTTGGGCGATCACACCTCGAACTGATACAGTTTATTGCCGATTATCTAAAGAGCTACGGAGCTCAGGTTCATGTTTTAACCGGGCCAGAGGGCGATCGCGCCAATCTGTTTGCCACCATCGGAGATGCCTCTGTTCCTGGGTATATCCTGTCTGGGCACGTAGATGTTGTGCCAGCAGGCGAGCCCGAGTGGAAAGGTGATCCATTCAAAATGCGCCGCGATGGGGACCGCCTGATTGGGCGCGGAACCTGTGACATGAAAGGCTTTGATGCCTCCGTTCTTTCTGCGGTGCCGGATCTGGCGGCGCTGTCGCTGGCTGCCCCGGTTCATATTGCACTGTCCTATGACGAAGAGGCCGGCTGCAAAGGTGTGCCTCATATGATCGCCGAGTTGCCAAGCCTTTGTGCCACACCATTGGGATGTATTGTCGGTGAGCCGACAGGATTGCAGCCCGTGTTGGCCCACAAGGGGAAGGCCGCGCTGAGACTGCGGGCCAAAGGTGTGTCCGGTCACAGCTCGCGCCCAGACCAGGGGCAAAATGCCATTCACGCTTTGCTTCCGGCCCTGAGTGCGGCAGCGGCGCAGGCCGAAGCCTTAAAGACCCAATTGCAGGATGCGCGTTTTGCGCCGCCCTATTCGACCCTTCAGATCGGCGTCGTGCAGGGCGGGCAAGCGGTGAACATCATACCGGATCACGCCGAAGCGCTGATCGAGACGCGGGGCATTGCTGGTGTCGACCCGCAGCAACTTATGGAGCCAATTATTGAGTGTGCAGGATCTTCGCTGGAGATCGACTGGATATCCTCATACCCGGCGCTGGCATTGTCGGCAGAGTCAGACCTGACCCGGCTCACAACCGCGCTATCTGGAAAACCGGCCCTTGGGGCTGTCAGTTTTGGCACCGAGGCGGGGTTGTTTCAGCAGGCTGGAATTCCCGCGATTATTTGCGGACCGGGGGATATCTCACGCGCGCATAAACCAGAAGAGTATCTGACCCGCTCAGAGCTGAACGCGACGCGGGACATGATTTGCAGGCTGGGTCACCACCTCGCAAACTAG